ATGCACCCATGTTGAGGCCTTGCTTTTTAAAATGGAAGCAACTGTCCGGTGCAGAGAAATGAGGACTGTCACAGACATGTCTGCATACTGGATCTTACCAAGTAATGTGAACAAAGTTCACGATGAGGCCATAAGATTAATTACACCTCTGCTGTTGCCATGCAAAAATCAATGAACTCTCTGTTGGATGGTGAGACTGACAACAAGCATGGATTGAGGACTTGTACCAAGACGATCCCTACACCATCACCTACACCTTCAGAGCTAAGACAGTTTTACACTGATCTTCATAAAACTGGTGGCAAATCTGCTATACTGAGTGTGCTGCCAGATTACTGCGAGGAGTTCAGAGATCCTGTGCAGCCTGTCACAAAATTGAAATCCCTTCACTGCCTACATGACCCCAGGCTTGTTGGATGTGATTTATCAGTATTGGAACAGCACTGCCAGGCACTACAAAAACATGCTGATGTTTCAGAGGCAAAAGCTGTAGAGATTGAAAAGAGGAAAAGGAAACAGCAGAAATCTTCATTGTGGTTTGCTGCTCGAGCAGGCAGGGTCACCGCCTCGAATATGCATGCTGTTTATGCTACTGATATCAAAGCACCAGCTCTGTCAACTGTAAAAAAGGTTTGTTATCCTAAGGACAGCAAATGTAGCACAGCTGATGTCAATTGGGGCATTACACATGAAGAGCAGGCATTGAGAACATATGTggaaaaaaacaagagaaaacacaatggCCACGAAGTTGCAACATGTGGTTTTTTTATAAACCCAGATTTCCCCCAAGTGGGGGCATCACCAGATGGCACAGTGATGTGCATTTGCTGTGAGAAAGGTTGTGTTGAAGCTAAGTGCCCTTCCAAGTACAGGAACAACTTCATTCAAGAGGCATGTTTGGCCAAAGACAGCAACTTCTGCCTTGAGGTTGTTGATGGAGAGGTAAAACTGAAATGCAGTCACCCATATTACACACAGGTCCAAACACAAATATTTGTGACAGGCAGTAATTACTGTGATTTTGTGGTTTGGACACTCAAAGACTGTGTTGTTCTGCGCATGGAACCAAACCCTGAGTTTTGGATGGCACGCATACAGAAGGCACAACAATTTTTCGTGGTGGTATCCCTCCCAGAGCTCATTGGCAAACATTTCACTCAAGCCTCCCAAGCATCAGTGAGCAACAAAACTTTGCCTCTAACAGtgatacagaaaaacaaaacaaggaaggGCAGTTACAGAGGTAGAGAGCACTGttcaaagaaacagaaaaaacttTGGTGTCTGTGCCACGGACCTGAGGAAAAAGGTGACATGGTGGCATGTGACAATGAAAACTGTAGGGTCCAGTGGTTTCATCTCGAATGTGTTGGACTTGAGGATGGCCCTGTAGCAGACAAAGTCTGGTTTTGTCCCTCTTGTTCCAAGTAAATGTACAGTTAAGACTGACAAGAGCTGTGACTTAAGTTATTTGTGCGTACTTACGCAGTTTAAAGTTTCGAGTTTCTGACCAAAGGcatctaaacatttaaatattgactTGTACCTTTATTTATTCTGATGATTTTCAGgtgcttttgtatttgtttattttctggtaaatttcttaaaaaatattgtaaatgttgtgTGTGATATTTGTGAAAACTGATCCAGATATGAGGTGAGAAGTGGGCAGGTTGCCAGCTTTCCattgatttttagcataaattgCTACAATTCCGAATAGTTGCTGTTAAGTTTTGGTGTTCATTTTAGTAGCCTAGGCTACATTCATTACGGTTGTACATTATGTTATAGCTATTTGACCCGAGTAGCAGCTCTCATAGCTAATGTTATCTTTCTATTTTTAGCATATGTTAAGTTTTCATCAGttgtgcaataatttttttttttttttgtacattatgtCACAAGATGGGGTAACTTGTTAAATACCACTGTGCTTTTTTTGTCATCAGTTAATGTTGACATGTAAAAATTAGGGTATTTGGTAGTTTATTTCAAAATAGATTGATGTATCTTTGCCTATCCCAGTTTAtttgcacttaaagggatagttcactttaaaatgaaaattctgtaatttactcgccctcaagttgtttcaaacctgtatgaatttctttcttttgctgaacacaaaggaagatattttgaagaatgtcagtaaccaaacagttaccTGGAACTACTGACttccatataattttttttccctgctatggaagtcagtgatgctgaccctcagaggacctcagatgatgctaaccctgaatcaacaaacagaactaacaaatattgctacaagtgtgactgcatcatataataattgctgttaataatgttcattgtctggctgactatgtattgtattaatttttcaaaaaatcctgtcaaacgtgcacaaactgacaatcaccacttataagctattactaaatattgtagaaacataattttctgtaaagttgctttgttacaatttgtattgtaaaaagcgctatacaaataaacttgaattgaattgactaTTAGTACGCAAATTATGTATACGTATGACCGAATCTCATGAGAATTAGGGCTATTGTTGTCTACTCTTTTATGAATACAGAGGTTTTAAAGATACTAATTTGCTCACCTACTGCTTTTTGCCTAATTTATAGTATTGAAGTATGCCATTTCGCACACAGCCATGGTGTCTTTGATTTTACATTGATTCACTTATCCACAGATCAGGTGGAATAAACTTGCTCTCTGCTGCATCCCACTGGCCTTGAGGAAGTCTCTTCATAGTCACCCATCACAAGCAGCAAAGCCAGTATAAGAATGaagtttcaaataaaaataatgctgtGGATTCACAAGGCagggcaaggcaagtttattcatatttaattcacaatggtaattcaaagtgctttacataaaaagaagtaaaataataaagaatcacAGCAATAAAACAGGGAActtaaaacttttacaattatttagaAATTGACTtgaatttcaaacagttaaaacTAGAAAAtgataatacataaaatacagtgcaatcagttcggacattgcacagtgcacaTTCAATTTTTTAGATCAAAAGCACAGAAATGAGCAATCTCATGTAAggatatgaaaaataatgcaatcATCAACACTAACCGCATATAAACGAAAACTCCCTAATGTTACAGAGTGAAATGAGGATCCAGGAAGTGGTTAAGGGCTGTGAAGCTTAGTGGGTGCTGATGGAAGCAATCTACTGCATCTTTGCTTTGATCATCGAACTGAATTTAATACAGATGTAGTCTTTGATAAAAAATGAGTTTCTCAGCATTTTgctttatgatgctttttaatgAAACGTTTCTACATTCAtgtgtttataaaaaaacaaaaagaatgttTCAAGCAGATTTTTTGGGTTTAAAAGTACAGGctctgatctttattttggtgtgttgcatgttcagatatgcatacaacaaaatattctggGGGCCATAACATTTTAGTGAAAGTCATCAAAAATACTGGCAGTGGCTGGCAACTTCATAAAcgctggcagggaaagagttaatagTTATTGGTCATTTTATTCAATGATAAAGCAATTTGATTCGAAAGCAGTTTCTCAAACCTTATATTATCAAAATAACAGGGTGAATTTGAGCATGTTTTAGGGTTTTAAAAGACAGgaatctttttatcttttttttttaatacaagtaTATTCATGACCATACACAATGAAGCATATTATTCACAAAGAAACCTGCCCTTTTCTGCGCATGGGATATCATTCCAGTTTTCCAGGATGGAGGTTGGATTCATTATAACACAGTCTTCATTTCCAGCTACGTCATTTGGCTCACCCTTCATCCAAGACCTGATTAAAATGTATTAGATTGTCAGTTATTCACAACCCCAAAATCAACAAGAGTCAACAATACAAGAGTAAACTAAAGTAGTACAGAAGTGAGAGTGGAAGtgaaagaacagaaaaataaaagagaTCAAGATCTATTGGGAAGAGTCTTTGGTTGTGACTGTGCTGTTCACTGAAGGATGTAATGGTCTTGTTTTAACTCTCCTGATCAGGTCTGTTTTGAAGGATGTAATGGTCTTGTTTTTAACCTTTCAGATCTGTTTTGACCTGGAAGAGATACTTTTTTTAATCCATATTTTTAAGgtgtgttttttatgtgtttagaCTGTCAAactacacattatttatttatttcagttttttttttctaattaaaaatttaacacactgtataaaacaatttaaaataagttgttATAGCTTTTGCTTCTTACGTctactttgaaaatgaaaatatgcagaTTTTTGTTCCCCTTTCCCACTATGGCTGTTTCGTTTATGAACATGCTTGCAGATGAGCAGATAAAGCTGAAAGTACAAGAAAACCTGCTTCCACCTATTGATGAACTGTGCAGGatgaaaaggattttttttttttataataaagaaaaggtttatgcaagtaaaatgtatatattttgtttgaaaacaTTTCAGTTCTCGTTCTTTATGTAACCAaacaatatgagtaattttcataAATTTAGACTGTCTTGAGCAGTCATGAATTATatgttcaaattaattaaattaaatccattgaatcaatgtaattgtaatctttatttaatttgatataataaATATGACATGATGATATATTCATACacaatttcaattttttatttatatgtattcttGCAAATTGTCCATTTTCATACCTGCCAACCTTGAAGAAATTTTATGAGTACTACAACCAAGTAGTGCATCAGTGAAAGTCTCTTTATGCTGCCTTTGAAAGCAATCATGACCTTTCTTGTCACCAGAGAACTAAACACTAAACTCTGTGCTCATATTAATAGATTGTTATGTTGAAAAGAgcggagaatatatatatattttttcagtttttttcggggggataaattgaaagaacagcattgtttgttacatgtgttacagttacatttatttgttacatttatattatttacatcaagcttttgaatggtatagtattgtatattgttattgaaacttcataatgtttcacttgattatacatttagtcaggaattatagttcgGAAAAGGTTTCAAACGTTATGtgaaactagtacaagtatatagatatataaaaagagacttactcatgtttatgatctctgctgaataaagtgcttcattcttttttttctgaggaaatccaaatctcaaatactcaaccaaattacattttggggtgaattatatcttattcctctcatcgcgaagcaaacagtaaaataaaataaaaactttatttaacattataatctgaatagcgcgttcagcgcaggGGCATGGTcgaattagaagataatgaagggagacgtgaaaaatgaacatcgcgttgttttcatatggattactttatcacagaatatctgttttcggcggcacttgtttagtttaaaagtagacatgtcaggctttctatagatatatctctctctttgttgagtattcactgagttacagttaattttaatgacgtgtgtctaaatgaagatcagcgcagacagcacaccttgtttgttatctttattttataagtgcacaaaggttttttgttattatgtctgtatacaaataaaagtagaccatttacagatttgattgatgtattgctcttatctgtacgatcaaaactgaaagtgtaatttaagttcttttcagggttatcaggagaaaatgactcataatgcGTGTAAGccttaatcgactccagagggtcgAACAGAACACTTCAAAACGAAAGAAAACAGACTGCTCTCTGCTTCTGTAACgttaatccatatgaaatgtgcatttttctgGAGCGTTCACTACTGCGAAGATTGCGAGACAGCATCATCAACTTTATCTTTGCAGTCAACACGACATTGatacagaaaacacttgtttattaacccttaggggacttataaaccatatgtaatgaggatggaccaccatgtatttggtatcaatggattcagaagaccctaagctaccataagcatgcatgcaatatgtctataaaggaagtatgagtgaaaaattttacaataaactagagaatttcaaagacgaaaatgagatttttctcatttattactgaaaatcctacctcacacaacaatagttaaaagtttttgacccaaaaatatatttttcaaactctttgcttgacagaaatgggttaatgttcaatcaaatgtgtaaagaacaattaaataattaactttatttacaaacagtcctaggcgtttttttttttttttgggactaagccctttttggtctgttttctctatttttatatttgggcttataaatcatatgtaaaggagatggaacaccctgtgtttggtatctatggattcagaagaccctaagctaccataagcatgcatgcaatatgtttatataaaggaagtatgagtgaaaaattttacaataaactagagaatttcaaaaacgaaaattagatttttgtcatttattactgaaaaacacacaatatagaacagtttttgaacaaagaaaatatattttttcaaactctttgcttgacagaaatgtgttattgtttaatcaaatgtgtaaagaacaattaaataattaactttttttaaaaaacagtcctaggcatgccagtgagcaaagaaaggcctctccaggcctttccagtaattgttccagagcttgttctgccgtaaatcttttactgcttgccattttgataaaacaattctgtaataatgctgtatctctctcgaatttatctctttgtgctcgctaacactcggatcgctttctgctttctccacgtgatgctgattctccgatcgctcaaatttagctctttgtgctcgctaatactccgatcgctctctgtaacactccgatcgctttctgctttctccaccctgatgctgattctctgaacgcttattgattacatgtcttttactttagtccagccagcttttacaaggctacagcagagctacagagtcctctgaatcgctagaagacataaccttcctctgattgggttagaaaaagactcctcccagcggcaatttttccattggctgttgcgtgttgaatctgcctagcacaatcgttttcattggcctgtttacgcagtggtattgcgcaataagggaagtgtttactGGACAcctggacaccgctgttttcagcggaatctgaggaagacggcaaaaaaaacgcatctctctagcattaatagtttttgagataactacacatttgtaaaagtatgccattttgggcggtaccgcccaatccatccccagagggttaataattatattcataaaatattttataatcattaCTTTTGCCGGTTCTTTGTGGCAGCTTTTAGGTGCGTTATTGGCAGCGCCACCCTTACATGTTAGCCTACAAGAACGCGTGAACAAAACTGAGCTCGTCACAGCTGGACTGCTTGTTATGATGTCAAGGTCATTTGTAATGTTCATAAATTCAATTAGGCTAAACATAGCCTAAGTGTTACCTTTATCTTACGTTAATCAGCACCTAAACCTTCTAGATTTCAAGCCATTCCACCACTTTTCCAACTGCCAACTAAGCTTGTGGATAGGGGGGGCAGGTGGGCGGTGGGTTAACATGTACCGCTCTGATTGGCCGAAAGCTTTTCACTCCACTTACACGCTGTGGCTCAGCGGCAGAATCAGTGTCATAGATTGCATAGAAACTGAAATCGGCGAAATGCAAGGAGCAACAAAATGCGTACCTAGAGAGCATACTTATGGGTCAAAATGCGTACAGAGAGTACAAAAAATGCGTACATGTTGGCAggtctgcatttttactttattttatttaatatattttcatgaaaTGTATTATTCAGAGAATTTCtcaaattgtaattaataaaaggGGTAAATTAAGTAATGAGACATTACTGAGCAGATTGTCATGAATCCGGTCTGTATTCTTCTGTCTGCTCACCACCAGAGGTCGCCTTCTGATTATATTGACTCACGCACCACACTTACTTCCATGTCGCCACGGACTACATTTTTCATACTCCATttcaattattacatttacacCTGCAACCAATTCCACCCACTATAAGAATCAGTCTCAAACAGCCATTCATGGCCGAGTATTGTTTGCGAATATTGCTCAGTTAAGTGATAGCAACTTTACAGAGCACTTTTCCATTATCTTGTGTTTGTTTCTAGTTCTAGTCTAGTCTTGCCTCATTGTGTTATTTGATTACCTGGTTGCCTGCTTCTCTGCCTGCCTTGGATTTCTTTCGCCTTATCGTTTGGACTATGTTTGCCCCTTTACTGGACTATCACCTGTTTGTGTATTAGCTGTTTGCCTTGTCCAATCGAAGACCTTCGCCTGCACTAGGAATACTCTTTTGTCTTTCCTGTGCCATACCTGTTTGCTGCTGTTCGATCCTGCCTGTGTATTTGACAAAGTTTattaataaaagcttgcacattGATCCGCACGTGTTTCATCTCGTCATCTCCGTAACACAGATACAATATGGTTTAgttgaaaaaaaattctgatttggGAATGCATTAGAAGCATTACAATAAGAATAGAATAGTCGGAGACTGAGACAATTATCTGTGGGTGTTTCATCACTTACCCATTATTCAGTGGTGAATTATCCACCCATTTCATGCTGCCCTCTTTCTCTATGTCGGACAATCCAATCCACACAGTCACACCCATCTTCTCCTTGATAAATTTAGACACGGTGGTCTGTGTATGCAAAAATGAATTACTGTGATTCCTCTCATTCATGAACAGACACTCACATCAGTCATATAAATCTACTCTTTGAAACTCACCTGCTTCACTTTACTCTTGATAATGAGCAGATCTAAACCATGATCCCTGCAAAACTGTCTGCTGTCAGACCAATTCTTCATTTCAATGGAGGTGAAAAATCCATCTGCAGCACACAGGTTTCCTAACAGAAACCAACATTTTTAAGCtgtataaatacagtaaagataaaaaaaaatataaaagaccACACTAGATTCATACTAACCTTGTTTGGAAGCTTCCTTCTTTAGTTCATTACTCAAAGGAGTATCTTTGCTTTCTAACTCCAGTTTCTTCTCTTCTACTTCAGTGTATCTGCTATGTAAGCAGAACCTAGTTTGATTGAATCCTTCAGCTGTGTTCTTGTAACTCTTTATCTTGTCTCTCTCTGCTGTGATCATGAAGTGCTGCAGAATGATGGTGATCAACAGCAGAATACAAACAATCCCGAGACTCACTGTGATCAACACCAAACATCTGTTTCCTCTTGCCAAACACAAAaatatcaattaataaaaatttacttcATATTATTATACATAACATCTCAAATCAACCTTTGTAAGTAATCGATAGAGTAAAATATTCTAATAAGAGcatctgctaaaaaaataaaaattgtgttaaCGCATATTATATTAAAGCAAATATGTAGACAGACTTGTCATATAATgaagtaataaaaatgtatctcaAACATTAGCAACACCATTTGTACTTCAAACTAAGCTTTCTACTTACTGCGCTTTTGTGCCTTTCCTTCGTCCTTGCCCTGACTGTGTTTGAAGTCCAGATGTATTATTGATATTTCTGGATATATCAGAGGTGTCTTTTTCCATTTTTCGCTCTTACTGTATATCTACTTAGTGTGTCTTCACAGATCGCACAGTTTTTAAAGAAGTACCCAACAAGGAAGTGGTTTTTAGTTCAAGCACAGAACCACATCGAAACTCTCTGAATTGCACATTCAGGACACAACAGTAAGCCTTGACCTGTGCTTTTGGACAAGTAAATTGGTCATTCATTTGTCCAAACAAAAAGATAATTGTCTCGAAAGAATAAGTTTAAGACACatttacacagactgtttaatgaAGCTTAGCATGAGCAAAATTtctgcataaataatgttatggGTTTAATGAACTAATTCATTCCAAAATGCTCATCATAATCATTCAGTAACAATACACTGCTGTGTGAGATGCACGACCATTCTGCTATGATCtaggggtgaccccgaatagtcAACGAATCTATGCTTTGATTCGAGGAgtctgattcgactaccaatctaacaATCAAATATTTGCggggtgttattgattatgctATTTaactatatgggggagctcagatgtctgatttcacatagaactaccggtcttctcccaataagttaatatacagcctattatgataaagctgtaagaatctgaaaagaaagaagcttcaaatgaatatttttaagtgcatgaataaatccacccctatagatttatgcttaactttccataatccgtgatCGACAGAGGAGtatcttggcggcagggatttaaaactttgagactggattttttcgaaCTCGTAAGGGTACAAgtcattacaaaacatttcagtcagtggatatattatttacctgagataagatgcatttggttttgagtcaagtgCTTCCTTGTAGTACTACGGTGATATCTCTTCAAcgcgagcaggtcaaactacaatgcagaatattaataactatgactgggactgttaaATACATGATACTATAATGATAAGACCATTATACTAAAACGCTGTGAATTTTTTTAGTTTAGCtgctgtgtttctgcacattgtttcatgAAGAATGTGTCCACAAAAGGAGTTAGCATTCAGATATGTTCATTTGCATTCAGGCTCTTTTTGCAAATAtcctttaagtcttaatattaacattatgttgtataaataacgaagcgtgttctatatgaaattatgagttgaatcccattgattaaaaacttgctatcaaatgcatCAATCTACTGGCCATCTTCAGCGCGCGcagttcaaaacagaaatgcagaattttttttattgttatagt
This DNA window, taken from Carassius auratus strain Wakin chromosome 22, ASM336829v1, whole genome shotgun sequence, encodes the following:
- the LOC113039843 gene encoding CD209 antigen-like protein E; translation: MEKDTSDISRNINNTSGLQTQSGQGRRKGTKAQGNRCLVLITVSLGIVCILLLITIILQHFMITAERDKIKSYKNTAEGFNQTRFCLHSRYTEVEEKKLELESKDTPLSNELKKEASKQGNLCAADGFFTSIEMKNWSDSRQFCRDHGLDLLIIKSKVKQTTVSKFIKEKMGVTVWIGLSDIEKEGSMKWVDNSPLNNGSWMKGEPNDVAGNEDCVIMNPTSILENWNDIPCAEKGRFLCE